CGGGCGGATCGAACGGTTCCTCGCGCTCGCGATGTCCAGTTCGAGTGGCGAGGCACTGCTGCGTACGTCGGCGGACTCCTGGGAGTCCGGCGCGAAGATGCAGCGGAGAGAGGTTTACGCAGAACGTAACTCAGGGGGAATGTTCAAGGACCTCACCGGTGGGGTCGGTGACGACCTCGATGTTCACGCCGTGCCGGCGGTGCTTGGCGGAGTGATCGGCCCGGCTGTCGCCGACGCGGTCGGACTCGGCGAGGGTGCCGTCCAGCAGGAGGAACTCCGGATCATGCTCGCGCAGGGTCTTGAGCAGGCCAGGGGACCGGTCGGCCAGCAGGCCGGTCACGGCGGTGACGTACGCGTGGGCGGTGCCGACGGATATCCCGAAGCCGGACGCGATCCGGGTGAGGGTACGTGGCGGCGCAGGTACACCAGAGCGACGAGCGCCCGCTGGTGCGGCGGGAGTTTGCACCGTCGGTCACTCTCACGGGTGACGGTGAGCATCGTGACCCACTCGACCAGGGCATGCGGGAGGTCGAGTGCGGCAGGACGGGGAACCAACGAGGCTCCTGTGCCGGTGGGTTGAGACTTCGAACACCTCCCCCAACGGCACGGGGGCTTCGTGCGTTGAGGCCATCACCTCAACCTCACCGGCGTCACCCGATCAGGAGCCGGGCACGAGGACGAAACATCCTGCTACATGCTCCGCATTGTTGACTCTGAATTCGCCAGACTGATTTCAGCCAAAGGCAAAGATCACTCGTTCCGGCAGAAGTGGCCTGCCGGAAGGCCGGAAGTCGCCAGTCGCAGCGCAGTATTCGGAACGTGAGCCTTCCTCCTCGCCTGTCTCAGCCCGCCTACCCGGTACTGCTGGGCGGCACCCCCGAGCCCGGTCACGGCTGGGTGCACTGGCCCAGGAGCAGTGCGCTGCTCCGCGAGCCGTACGACGTACTCGCGCTCAAGGCGCGTCTCGACCACGATCGCGCCACCCGAGAGGATCACGCCGATCCCAGGCTGGTCGGACGGGTGGCCCGGTCGACCGACGCGCAGGCCCAGGCGGCACTCTCCCTGGCCCGCACGGCGCAGCCGGTGTGGGCGCGAGTGCCCCTGGAGCGGCGCCTGGACCTCGTCCGCGCCTTCCACCACCTCCTGCGGGACCGGGCGGAGGAGTTCGTCGAGGTCCTGGTGTCCGAGGGGCACCCGGTACGCGTGGCGCAATGGGCCCTGTCGGCGGCACTGAGCCTGACGCACCCGGACACGGTCGACCACGCCCGGGACGCCATGCTGTGGGAGGGTAAACAGGCCGGCCGCCTGGTCCGGCTGGTGCGCAAGCCCGACGGGGTGGTGTGCCTCAGTCCGGCACGCAACGCCCCCGTCCTCACCGCGATGGCCGCCGTACCGACCCTGGCGGCCGGGAACGCGCTGATCCTCAACGCACCGCCCGCGGTCCCTCTGAGCACCGCGTACGTCTTCCACGAGCTGGTCGCCCCGCTGCTGGCGGAGTACGGGGCCCCGCCCGGCACGCTCAGCGTGCTCTGCGCGCCCGCGCGGCCCACCCTGCGGACCTGGCTCGCCTCGCCCGACTGCGACGACATCTTCTTCTTCGGCGGACCGAGCCAGGGCGCCCAGCTCACCCGGGCCTGCCTGGAGTACGGCAAGAAGCCCATCATGGAGCTGGCCGGAAACGATGCCCTGGTGGTGTGGCGGGACGCGGATCTGCACCAGGCGGCCGACGCGGCTATGGAGCGGTATCAGGGCTCCGGACAGCTCTGCTTCGCGCCCAAGTTCACGCTGGTCCACCCGGCCGTGGCCGAGCAGTTCACCGAGCTGGTGCGCAGCCGGGCGCTCAGGCTGCGCGTCGGGCCTCCGGAGGATCCGGACGTCGTGCTCACTCCCGTCGTCAAGCGTTCCCAGTGCCAGGACGTGCTCGACGACGCCGTGGCCAAGGGCGCCGAGCTGCTGTGCGGGGGCGAGCTGGTCGACGTGACGGACACACCGACCCAGCGAGGGCCCTTCATCAGGCCGGTACTGCTCCGCGTAAGGGGGCTGCCGGAGGCGGCGACGATGCGGGCTGTCACGGAGGAGACGTTCTTCCCACTCATGTGCGTGATCGTTCCCGACGGCGCACCAGGCGCAGCAGGGACCGAGGAGGCCATCGACCGCGAGCTCCTGGACGCGCTGATCGCCTTCGTCAACGCGAATCCGTACGGGCTGCGCAACTCCCTGTGGGCCCAAGACCTGGACGTCATCCACCGGTTCACCGACGAGGTGACCAACGGCGGGGTGCTGAAGGTCAACGACAGCCACATCGGCACCCTGCCCGTCCTGCCCATCATCGGCGGTACGGGGCTTTCCGGTGGGGTGTTCGGCGAGGCCAACATCCCCTTTCTGCGTACCACTCGACTCCAGGGAATCAGTATCGGCACCGGCGAACCGGGGCACTTCGACCACCTCGCCGCTGCCGGACTCCGCCAAGCCTCCGGGCCGCCGTCCACGGCTGTCCGGCCGCACGAACACAGCGGCGCAGCCGCGCAAGAGAGGCATGCCCCATGACCGCGCTTTCCGGCACCCCCCTGCTCCACCACAAGATCGATGTCTGCTTCGGGCACTTCGACGCCGACGGCAGCGGCCAAGTCGACCGTGAGGATCTGCTCACCCTCGGCTCCCGGCTGCTGGCCAAGTTCGGCGAGCCCGCCACTTCACCCAAGGGCACCGCGCTGATGGACGGTATGACCCGCTTCTGGGACGCCCTCGCGGAGGCCGCCGACGTGGACGCGGACGGACAGCTCACCGCGGAGGAGTATCGCGCGGGCATGACGGGGGCGTTCGTGGCCTCCGCCGGAGGCTTCGACGCGTCGCTGCGGCCCCTGGCCCAGGCGGTGTGCACACTGCTCGACACCGATGAGGACGGTGAGGTGGACGAGAGGGAGTTCCAGGCCTGGCAGCAGGTCTTCGGCACCGCGCCCGAACACCGAGCCGCCGCGTTCAAGCACCTCGACACGGACGGCAGCGGCAAGCTGAGCGTCGACGAACTCCTCGCGGCGATGCGCCAGTACTACATCAGCCCTGATGCCGCCGCGCGGGGGAACTGGCTCTACGGCCCTGTCGCCTGAGCCCTGGAAGGGACAAGGCCCGGGTCACGGACCCGGGCCTTGTCCTTTGTGCGGGCATGCCGGCAAGGGTCAGTACAGCTCGTCGTCGTCACACCCGGCGGCGTAAGCCTGCGGCGCGGGGACGGACGGCACCGTGGCTGCGGCGAGTACTGTCGCGAGCAGGAGATTGCACGTCATCCGAGGATCCGCCAGTTGCGCCGCGAACCACCGCGTCGTGGCCGCCGTCAGGCACTGGTGTGTTCCGTCGGGCGCACGTGGATCGCTGTGAGCTACAGGCGGCCGGTGGTTGACATCGGCAGGACCCAGGTCCTCGCCCAGGATGCTGTACGACTCGCGGCGTGACGCTGGTCCGCCGGCTGTCGGGGGCGTCCAGGTGAGGTCCCGAATTTAATCGGTGGTGCCGTGCACTGGGGTGGGGTTATGGTTCTGCTCGTTCCAAGGCGCGGCTGTGTGTCGTTGCCAAGGGCACGGTGTTGGTTCGTTGAGAAGAAGCAGGAGGTGAGGACATTGATGACTGTCGTGGTGACGGGCTCTGCCCGCATTC
Above is a genomic segment from Streptomyces sp. NBC_01233 containing:
- a CDS encoding aldehyde dehydrogenase family protein, which translates into the protein MSLPPRLSQPAYPVLLGGTPEPGHGWVHWPRSSALLREPYDVLALKARLDHDRATREDHADPRLVGRVARSTDAQAQAALSLARTAQPVWARVPLERRLDLVRAFHHLLRDRAEEFVEVLVSEGHPVRVAQWALSAALSLTHPDTVDHARDAMLWEGKQAGRLVRLVRKPDGVVCLSPARNAPVLTAMAAVPTLAAGNALILNAPPAVPLSTAYVFHELVAPLLAEYGAPPGTLSVLCAPARPTLRTWLASPDCDDIFFFGGPSQGAQLTRACLEYGKKPIMELAGNDALVVWRDADLHQAADAAMERYQGSGQLCFAPKFTLVHPAVAEQFTELVRSRALRLRVGPPEDPDVVLTPVVKRSQCQDVLDDAVAKGAELLCGGELVDVTDTPTQRGPFIRPVLLRVRGLPEAATMRAVTEETFFPLMCVIVPDGAPGAAGTEEAIDRELLDALIAFVNANPYGLRNSLWAQDLDVIHRFTDEVTNGGVLKVNDSHIGTLPVLPIIGGTGLSGGVFGEANIPFLRTTRLQGISIGTGEPGHFDHLAAAGLRQASGPPSTAVRPHEHSGAAAQERHAP
- a CDS encoding EF-hand domain-containing protein, whose protein sequence is MTALSGTPLLHHKIDVCFGHFDADGSGQVDREDLLTLGSRLLAKFGEPATSPKGTALMDGMTRFWDALAEAADVDADGQLTAEEYRAGMTGAFVASAGGFDASLRPLAQAVCTLLDTDEDGEVDEREFQAWQQVFGTAPEHRAAAFKHLDTDGSGKLSVDELLAAMRQYYISPDAAARGNWLYGPVA